A window of the Clostridiaceae bacterium genome harbors these coding sequences:
- a CDS encoding zinc dependent phospholipase C family protein: MATWMSHFRIAEYFLDKLENISEIEFIVGNIGPDCGEPNSDWSEFTPPREITHWRNERSEFGVDLDGFYNQYLAEPNRYFSFYLGYYIHLLADIEWEKQISCPKINKFKSEFEKNKHFIWDMKKDWYDLDHLFLKEHPTFKVFLVFSMIDEFPNKYLDYYSDTAIIRQIKFITNFYKNYSGDLNREFIYLTKEEMDKYHK, from the coding sequence ATGGCTACTTGGATGTCACATTTCAGGATTGCAGAGTACTTTTTGGATAAACTTGAGAACATATCAGAAATAGAGTTTATTGTTGGAAATATTGGACCTGATTGTGGAGAACCTAATTCTGATTGGAGCGAATTTACACCACCAAGAGAAATAACACACTGGAGAAATGAACGATCAGAATTCGGTGTTGATTTAGATGGATTTTATAATCAATATCTTGCTGAGCCCAATAGATATTTTTCTTTCTATCTAGGTTACTATATTCATTTACTGGCAGATATTGAATGGGAAAAGCAGATCTCTTGTCCTAAGATAAATAAATTTAAATCAGAGTTTGAAAAAAATAAACACTTTATTTGGGACATGAAAAAAGATTGGTATGATTTAGACCATTTATTTTTAAAGGAACATCCTACGTTTAAAGTTTTTTTGGTATTTTCAATGATTGATGAGTTTCCTAATAAATATTTAGACTATTATTCAGATACTGCAATAATTCGGCAAATTAAGTTTATAACAAATTTCTATAAAAACTATAGTGGGGATTTGAACCGTGAATTTATATATTTAACCAAAGAAGAGATGGATAAATACCATAAATAA